In the genome of Oncorhynchus mykiss isolate Arlee chromosome 18, USDA_OmykA_1.1, whole genome shotgun sequence, one region contains:
- the LOC110496157 gene encoding E3 ubiquitin-protein ligase RNF19B, with protein sequence MGSERDSESPHSSVSGIPNPKCRAPRKRQGRISFHSLFHSKRGSRSAKAGAATPLSQLHNQQHQQQQLAPLVPPVVPSTPDPAPTNTATDVPQGPATAQTSTPAEPLSSSRTSLGPPQSSSSTTSSSSPPADFLECPLCLVPQPPEQLPELLGCSHRSCLCCLRQYLRIEITESRVHLSCPECSERLAPHQVADILGDAALLEKYEEFLLRRCLASDPDCRWCPAPDCGFAVIASGCASCPRLVCRREGCLAEFCYHCKQAWHPNQTCDSARQQRAFFLHPHSNHSPSYMQEHGPADDIKPCPRCGAYIIKMNDGSCNHMTCAVCGCEFCWLCMKEISDLHYLSPSGCTFWGKKPWTRKKKILWQLGTLIGAPVGITLIAGIAVPAMVIGLPVYVGRKIHAHYDGMKTNRHRRNLAITGGVALSIVTAPVIAAVSVGIGVPIMLAYVYGVVPISLCRGGGCGVSRGKGRGMRIDFDEDDGPITVADAWRALKSPSLGESSLEGAASGLSTTSPSDGLSVAPGVLGDTPHFNTLAGGALGARTGKYNRLELQGGELGKDGAQRETGSLGAGSDCASTRGMAGSIISSYTLPDRDCNNLEIQVDIETKPSHLCLTSEEDLNTPPAAMAACPGSGGEEPQDCSSRRGGALFGSALGLSPGASLREGLRDVTLAQPESIRSDLEMSDTQSDDIAELTSDDCDSPHLKSCRPSQPQATCRPLVTSDSLHCPPDNVILYV encoded by the exons ATGGGATCGGAAAGGGACTCGGAATCCCCCCACTCCTCGGTGAGCGGCATTCCCAACCCCAAATGCCGGGCACCGAGAAAACGCCAAGGACGCATCTCCTTCCACAGCCTCTTCCACAGCAAACGGGGTTCCCGGAGCGCCAAAGCAGGGGCAGCCACCCCTTTATCCCAGCTCCACAACCaacagcatcaacaacaacaacttgCCCCCCTTGTTCCCCCTGTAGTCCCTTCCACACCCGACCCAGCCCCTACGAACACTGCCACGGATGTTCCCCAGGGCCCAGCCACCGCTCAGACCTCCACCCCAGCAGAGCCCCTCTCTTCCAGCCGGACCTCCCTGGGTCCCCCCCAGTCCTCCAGCTCCACCACCTccagctcctctcctccagcagacTTCCTGGAGTGCCCCCTGTGCCTGGTGCCCCAGCCCCCCGAACAGCTCCCCGAGCTGCTGGGCTGCAGCCACCGCTCCTGCCTGTGCTGCCTGCGCCAGTACCTGCGCATCGAGATCACGGAGAGCCGCGTCCATCTCAGCTGCCCCGAGTGCTCGGAGCGCCTGGCGCCTCATCAGGTGGCGGACATCTTGGGCGACGCAGCCCTGCTGGAGAAGTATGAGGAGTTCCTGCTGCGACGCTGCCTGGCCTCCGACCCGGACTGCCGCTGGTGTCCCGCGCCCGACTGCGG GTTTGCAGTGATCGCTTCGGGCTGTGCCAGCTGCCCCAGGCTGGTGTGTCGTAGAGAGGGCTGCTTGGCTGAGTTCTGTTACCACTGCAAGCAGGCGTGGCACCCCAACCAGACCTGTGACTCGGCCCGCCAGCAAAGGGCATTCTTCCTGCACCCGCATAGCAACCACTCACCCAGCTACATGCAGGAGCACGGGCCTG CTGATGACATCAAGCCCTGCCCACGATGTGGCGCCTACATAATCAAGATGAACGACGGCAGCTGTAACCACATGACCTGTGCCGTGTGCGGCTGTGAGTTCTGCTGGCTCTGCATGAAGGAGATCTCTGACCTGCACTACCTCAG tCCATCAGGGTGTACGTTCTGGGGAAAGAAGCCGTGGACTCGTAAGAAGAAGATCCTGTGGCAGCTGGGCACACTGATCGGAGCCCCAGTGGGCATCACCCTCATTGCTGGTATCGCTGTGCCTGCCATGGTCATTGGCCTCCCCGTCTATGTGGGGCGCAAG ATTCACGCCCATTATGACGGGATGAAGACCAATCGCCACAGGAGGAACCTGGCCATCACAGGGGGAGTGGCCCTGTCAATCGTCACAGCTCCTGTGATTGCAGCCGTCAGCGTGGGTATTGGTGTGCCCATCATGTTGGCGTATGTCTATGGAGTTGTGCCCATCTCTCTGTGCCGCGGAGGAGGCTGTGGCGTCAGCCGAGGAAAGGGGCGTGGCATGCGGATCGACTTTGACGAGGACGATGGCCCTATCACAG TGGCTGATGCTTGGCGGGCCCTCAAGTCCCCCAGCCTGGGTGAGAGCAGCCTGGAGGGGGCAGCCAGCGGCCTCAGCACCACCTCCCCCAGCGATGGTCTCTCTGTGGCCCCTGGGGTCCTGGGGGACACCCCCCACTTTAACACTTTGGCCGGGGGCGCCCTTGGAGCCAGGACTGGCAAATACAACAG GTTGGAGCTCCAGGGAGGGGAGTTGGGGAAGGATGGtgcccagagagagacaggtagtctgggAGCGGGTAGTGACTGTGCCAGCACCCGGGGCATGGCAGGCTCCATTATCTCCTCCTACACACTACCTGACAG GGACTGTAATAACCTGGAGATCCAGGTGGACATCGAGACTAAACCCAGCCACCTCTGCTTGACCAGTGAGGAAGACCTAAACACGCCCCCTGCTGCTATGGCAGCATGCCCTGGCTCAGGGGGGGAGGAGCCTCAGGACTGCAGCTCCAGAAGGGGCGGGGCTCTGTTTGGCTCAGCACTAGGCCTATCTCCAGGGGCGTCGCTCAGGGAGGGGCTTCGCGATGTCACTTTGGCCCAGCCCGAGAGCATCCGCAGCGACTTGGAGATGTCCGATACCCAATCAGACGACATCGCCGAGCTGACGTCAGACGACTGTGATTCGCCTCATCTCAAAAGCTGCCGGCCCTCTCAACCCCAGGCCACCTGCAGACCCCTTGTCACCTCCGACAGCCTGCACTGTCCCCCGGATAACGTCATCCTCTATGTTTAA